Proteins encoded within one genomic window of Halogeometricum sp. S1BR25-6:
- a CDS encoding Cdc6/Cdc18 family protein gives MEKDGSQDIAAEIFAQEDPIFRNKSLVEVEHVPSPERIVGRDDEIRALSTELRSAVNGDSPENVILYGETGTGKSLVAKHVAKAAKSNAGDVRIGTVYVDCSTDDTETQAISSIARTLNDEAVTDIRVPETGLAKAAYYTRLYAILDQQYDVVITILDEADMHPDDQILMSLSRAVETGKTDCRIGLIAISNKVRWAEDLNDRVKSSLQPRELNFHSYDANQLRAILSHRRDAFREGVLSDDVIPLCAAYAAQDHGDARQAIDVLRNAGMLAQRDGSDVVTRDHVEDAKMEAEKDRFRDLIGGLTVQKKLVLSAVTALHKGTDDDEFSMAQIIETYTKLCEATGTSTRSDRRVRDFVRRLAFLDILELRKQNLGRAGGITIYARLQPDHDLDIVHQTAMDDEQFVVTDSEAENASLDSF, from the coding sequence GGAGAAAGATGGGTCACAGGATATCGCCGCGGAGATTTTCGCTCAGGAAGACCCCATCTTCAGGAACAAATCCCTCGTGGAGGTAGAGCACGTCCCGAGTCCCGAACGGATCGTCGGTCGTGACGACGAGATACGCGCCCTGTCGACGGAGCTACGGTCGGCGGTCAACGGTGACTCGCCGGAGAACGTCATTCTGTACGGTGAGACGGGAACCGGAAAGAGCCTCGTCGCGAAGCACGTCGCGAAGGCGGCCAAATCGAACGCCGGCGACGTCCGCATCGGGACCGTCTACGTGGACTGTTCCACCGACGACACCGAAACGCAGGCTATCTCCAGCATCGCCCGGACCCTCAACGACGAGGCAGTGACCGACATCCGCGTCCCGGAGACGGGGCTCGCGAAGGCCGCGTACTACACGCGCTTGTACGCTATCCTCGACCAGCAGTACGACGTCGTCATCACCATCCTCGACGAGGCGGACATGCATCCGGACGACCAGATTCTCATGTCGCTTTCGCGCGCCGTCGAGACGGGCAAGACCGACTGCCGCATCGGTCTTATCGCCATCAGCAACAAGGTCCGGTGGGCGGAGGACCTGAACGACCGGGTGAAGTCGTCGCTGCAACCCCGCGAACTCAACTTCCACTCCTACGACGCGAACCAACTCCGCGCGATACTCAGCCACCGGCGCGACGCGTTCCGCGAGGGCGTCCTCTCGGACGACGTGATTCCGCTCTGCGCGGCCTACGCCGCGCAGGACCACGGCGACGCCCGCCAGGCAATCGACGTTCTCCGAAACGCCGGGATGCTCGCTCAGCGGGACGGGTCCGACGTCGTCACCCGCGACCACGTCGAGGACGCGAAGATGGAGGCCGAGAAGGACCGCTTCCGCGACCTCATCGGCGGCCTCACCGTCCAGAAGAAACTCGTTCTCTCTGCGGTGACGGCGCTCCACAAGGGGACCGACGACGACGAGTTCTCGATGGCGCAGATCATCGAGACCTACACGAAACTCTGCGAGGCGACCGGCACGTCGACGCGGTCGGACCGCCGCGTCCGCGACTTTGTCCGACGACTGGCGTTTCTCGACATTCTCGAACTCAGAAAGCAGAACCTCGGCCGCGCGGGTGGCATCACCATCTACGCCCGTCTCCAACCCGACCACGACCTCGATATCGTCCACCAGACCGCGATGGACGACGAGCAGTTCGTCGTCACGGACTCCGAGGCCGAGAACGCCTCGCTCGACTCTTTCTGA
- a CDS encoding ATP-binding protein, with protein MIVGGRTEDMAYLCADGTVRQGYRLDDARPIRSLGRIQYAWDRTTNDGERREYVTSAGFLVREEQMVAANVAATLHFERAVEAEHIGAFADACENRPETIASDAAARCDPAALRSHAAELAEFVNNAARGAAEHLYWGWDRRRTPIGRNGRFAQSLPNGFHADLRNALTREFEWISDADAAVVANLTPERVSGVVRFQQGDRKRPTTADDVTDEMSEAVRPSRDDASEDEPADCEAEQWLCEPDITFDDVAAMDGVKERLRQTVLNPLSDPELFEEYGLGTINGILLHGPPGTGKTYLSRALAGELERPFLRVTPANVTSKFVGESADNVAEIFEVARAHQPSIVFIDELDALGTDRGATHNTQSERQMQNQLLMELAALDAEDVVVIGATNKLEELDEALVRTGRFDEWIAVPLPDPESRRALLRYHLDGRPTELDAEDLDDAVAATEGFSASDLESVANEAARRAIAETYDAGSRRPISARHVRAAVKAASPHDERREAETAGAESDDANRVRGGSTDDDPASRHPQMSY; from the coding sequence GTGATAGTTGGGGGGCGAACGGAAGACATGGCGTACCTCTGCGCGGACGGTACCGTTCGGCAGGGGTACCGCCTCGACGACGCGCGGCCGATACGGAGCCTCGGACGCATCCAGTACGCGTGGGACCGAACGACCAACGACGGCGAACGGCGCGAATACGTGACCTCCGCCGGATTCCTCGTCCGCGAGGAGCAGATGGTCGCGGCGAACGTCGCGGCGACGCTTCACTTCGAGCGCGCCGTGGAAGCCGAACACATCGGTGCCTTCGCTGACGCGTGCGAGAACCGTCCGGAGACCATCGCCTCGGACGCGGCGGCGCGGTGCGACCCGGCGGCCCTGCGGTCGCACGCCGCGGAACTGGCCGAGTTCGTGAACAACGCCGCCCGGGGGGCAGCCGAACACCTCTACTGGGGGTGGGACCGACGGCGGACGCCCATCGGGCGAAACGGCCGGTTCGCGCAGTCGTTACCGAACGGGTTCCACGCCGACCTCCGAAACGCGCTGACGCGCGAGTTCGAGTGGATATCCGACGCGGACGCCGCCGTCGTAGCGAACCTGACGCCCGAACGCGTCAGCGGCGTGGTTCGGTTCCAACAGGGCGACCGAAAACGGCCGACGACGGCCGACGACGTGACCGACGAGATGTCCGAGGCGGTCCGCCCGTCCCGAGACGACGCGTCCGAGGACGAACCGGCGGACTGCGAGGCCGAACAGTGGCTATGCGAACCGGATATTACGTTCGACGACGTGGCCGCGATGGACGGGGTGAAAGAGCGGCTCAGACAGACCGTTCTGAACCCGCTCTCCGACCCGGAACTGTTCGAGGAGTACGGCCTCGGAACCATAAACGGTATTCTGCTACACGGACCGCCGGGAACCGGAAAGACGTATCTGAGTCGCGCGCTCGCGGGCGAACTCGAACGGCCCTTCCTGCGGGTCACACCGGCGAACGTGACGAGCAAGTTCGTCGGCGAGAGCGCCGACAACGTCGCCGAGATATTCGAGGTCGCTCGCGCGCACCAGCCGAGTATCGTCTTCATCGACGAACTCGACGCCCTCGGAACCGACCGCGGAGCCACGCACAATACGCAGAGCGAACGGCAGATGCAGAACCAACTTCTGATGGAACTCGCTGCGTTGGACGCCGAGGACGTCGTTGTCATCGGTGCGACCAACAAACTGGAGGAACTCGACGAAGCGCTCGTCCGGACGGGCCGGTTCGACGAGTGGATAGCCGTCCCCCTCCCCGACCCCGAATCCAGGCGGGCGCTACTCCGGTACCACCTCGACGGACGGCCGACCGAACTCGACGCCGAGGACCTGGACGACGCAGTGGCCGCGACGGAAGGATTCAGCGCGAGTGACCTCGAATCGGTCGCGAACGAGGCAGCGAGGCGGGCGATAGCGGAGACGTACGACGCGGGGAGCAGACGACCCATCTCGGCGCGGCACGTCCGCGCCGCCGTCAAGGCGGCGTCCCCGCACGACGAACGGAGGGAGGCCGAGACGGCAGGCGCCGAGTCGGACGACGCGAACAGAGTTCGTGGCGGGTCGACGGACGACGACCCTGCGAGTCGACACCCCCAGATGTCGTACTGA
- a CDS encoding PRC-barrel domain containing protein, producing the protein MATTITDDETGKPVVDSDGNQIGVVSSVEHGTALVDPDPGVTDKLLAKLGWDNSDEEDYPLQEARIDTVTDDEIRLRSL; encoded by the coding sequence ATGGCGACCACCATCACGGACGACGAAACCGGCAAGCCAGTCGTTGACAGCGACGGAAACCAGATCGGCGTCGTCTCGTCGGTCGAGCACGGGACCGCACTCGTAGATCCGGACCCCGGAGTCACCGACAAACTCCTCGCCAAACTCGGCTGGGACAACTCCGACGAGGAGGACTACCCGCTCCAGGAGGCGCGTATCGACACCGTCACCGACGACGAAATCCGCCTCCGCAGCCTCTGA